One window of the Leptotrichia massiliensis genome contains the following:
- a CDS encoding PTS transporter subunit EIIC has product MKNNGIFAVLQKIGRAFMLPIAVLPMAGILLGVGGSFTNPVLIKTYNLTFLEPGTPLNYLMQLFSNTGLFVFANLPLLFAVGVAIGLANKNKETAALSAVLGFLLFHTIIGTILSFKGITPDSVTYDALIGKGLSEAAARGTAALYAKELGIFTLQTGVFGGIVCGIVASAITNSFSDKKLPDYLAFFSGNRFVPVMTIILFIPLAAIFPFIWPTIFMGIVKAGEMFAATGAIGTFFYGFTMRLLNVFGLHHAIYPLFWYTQLGGYQEVAGQMVAGGQNIFFAQLADPSVKHFSAAATKTMTGGFLPMMFGLPAAALAMYRTADGKNKAVVKGILLSAALTSFLTGITEPIEFTFLFVAPVLYVIHALLEGLAYMLMYVLNVAVGITFSRGIIDFTFFGLLQGNAKTSYYWILILGPVYALVYYFVFKTLILKFNILTPGRGDSENKLYTRKDYNEAKENTELIDNIVVSLGGAENIENIDACITRLRVTVKDASIVANDATWKELQAKGVIRSGKGIQVVYGTQAETYKNQIREKYRI; this is encoded by the coding sequence ATGAAAAATAATGGAATTTTTGCAGTATTACAGAAAATAGGAAGGGCTTTTATGCTTCCTATTGCAGTTTTGCCAATGGCAGGGATACTTTTAGGAGTGGGAGGTTCTTTTACAAATCCTGTCCTTATAAAAACGTATAATTTAACTTTTCTTGAACCGGGAACACCGTTAAATTATCTTATGCAGCTGTTTTCTAATACAGGATTATTTGTTTTTGCAAATTTACCTTTACTGTTTGCGGTTGGTGTAGCTATAGGGCTTGCAAATAAAAATAAAGAAACTGCCGCTTTATCAGCTGTTTTAGGATTTTTGCTTTTTCACACTATAATAGGAACAATACTCAGCTTTAAAGGGATAACTCCTGATTCGGTAACTTATGACGCTCTTATTGGAAAAGGTTTGAGTGAAGCTGCGGCAAGAGGAACAGCGGCATTATATGCGAAGGAACTTGGAATATTTACATTACAGACCGGTGTATTTGGCGGTATCGTGTGTGGTATTGTGGCTTCGGCAATTACAAACAGTTTTTCAGATAAAAAATTACCTGATTATTTGGCATTTTTCAGTGGGAATAGATTTGTGCCTGTTATGACGATTATTTTGTTTATTCCTTTGGCAGCGATATTTCCGTTTATTTGGCCTACAATTTTTATGGGAATTGTGAAAGCTGGAGAAATGTTTGCAGCTACAGGGGCTATAGGAACATTCTTCTATGGATTTACAATGAGATTGTTAAATGTATTTGGATTGCACCATGCTATATATCCTCTGTTCTGGTATACTCAGCTTGGAGGTTATCAGGAAGTGGCAGGACAGATGGTAGCAGGAGGACAAAATATATTCTTTGCACAGCTTGCAGATCCATCAGTAAAACATTTTAGTGCAGCAGCAACAAAAACAATGACAGGTGGATTTTTACCTATGATGTTTGGATTACCTGCAGCGGCCCTTGCAATGTACAGAACTGCGGATGGTAAGAACAAAGCGGTTGTAAAAGGAATATTGCTATCAGCTGCATTGACATCATTCCTTACAGGAATAACTGAACCAATAGAATTCACTTTCTTATTTGTAGCGCCTGTACTATATGTAATTCACGCATTGCTTGAAGGACTTGCCTATATGCTGATGTATGTGCTTAATGTGGCAGTAGGAATTACATTCTCAAGAGGAATTATAGATTTCACTTTCTTTGGACTTTTACAAGGAAATGCAAAAACTTCATATTACTGGATACTAATATTAGGGCCTGTATACGCACTTGTATATTATTTTGTATTCAAAACATTAATTTTGAAATTTAATATTCTTACACCAGGTAGAGGAGATTCTGAAAATAAACTTTACACAAGAAAAGATTATAACGAAGCCAAAGAAAATACAGAACTTATAGACAATATAGTAGTTTCATTAGGAGGAGCAGAAAATATAGAAAATATAGATGCCTGCATTACAAGACTTAGAGTTACTGTAAAGGATGCTTCTATAGTTGCTAATGATGCGACATGGAAAGAATTGCAGGCAAAAGGTGTA